The window CATACGGTGAGCTTGTAGTAAAAGGGCTTACGAGACGGTAAGCGGCAAAAAatgttgtacatcgatctttaggaagagatagcggtttcgtagagcgttgtctctgtcgttgagaccgacaaaacgtcacataggtattagtgacagagacaacgctctacaaagccgaaatctcattctaaaggcccatatacattactttctgccgcgtattgtaccacttttataagttgcCTTACCATCTTGTTTCCTCTTCCTCCTTGAGTATTATTATAAGGAAAtgtgttttagcgtttaaactatcatgaGTGATTTCGATTATACATGTAGGGGAAACCGGCTTtcctcacgtatttagtcgacgttagcccgactagtttcttaCCCATTTGGGGTCCTTTTACACAGGGACTCAGTGCATATCGATCGATCTATCCCGGGGCCATCTTCATGATCAGACTTGGCCAAATAACACAAAATATATGTTTGTTTGATCGCAGCCATCACAACCGCGTGCACCGCGAGAATCACAGCAACATGTCGGCGAACAGCATCGGCACCATCAGCAGCGCGGCCAACGCCAACTCTAACGGCAACTACGACTCGCCCGGCGTGTGCGACCTCAGGTATCCGACgaaccattttaattttttcattccATTTAATATTCCCCCAATTTGATTTTTGACTTTTATAAGTATAGaggactagcttatacccgcgacttcgtctgcgtggactactcaaatttcgaacccctattttacccgttTTTCAAacattctttcttagcggatgtctacgccatgatagctatctgcatgccaaatttcaacccgatccgtccagtagtttgagctgtgcgttgatagatcagtcagtcagtcagtcaccctttccttttatcaTGGGTGGCTGCTTACCACACTGACGTCATATTTTTTTAGGTAATCGACATAGGTGTGTTTTATCTTTGTGACAACATAACAAATAAGCATATTTTGTTGTTGTCAGCTTCGTGCCGATGGTGAACCGCTACATGACGTCGCAGGGCACGCAGGTGTCGATGCAGGACACGCAGAGCAAGATGTCCGCCATGTCGCCACAGTCCATCGCCTCCATGTGTGAGTTTTGTACTGTCTGCTACCATTGACATAGAAATtatgaataattaaatataatcaGTGATCGGATCTTGCAGCGCACAAATACCTAAAGTTGTAGCTAAGACATGACTTGGAGTTGTtaaaacaacacacacacataagtagaggattaaccaaggagtaacttaggctcctttttaaccgactttcaagaAAGGAAGAGTTGtgtttctgtgtacataggtaaaaacctatgtacacagaaatctccgagatttctgaaccgatttgagtatttttttaatcgattgggaaactttgcgacattgtcccataagaaatttgaattccaactcctcaattctgatgctgcagggaacctgaccaccaaaactgatgagATTTAGAAACTGACGATTACAAATTACTACTTTACGCTATTGCGAATAAAGCAATAAACCAAGTTGACAGGTGAAGTGACCCGAGTTCTGTCACGTGTAACGTAAATAGCATAAGGCCTAAACAATCATGAGTCGGTGTAAACTAGTTAGCGACttttagtaaataattattgtcgTTGCAGCGTCCCCGCCGCCGTCGCACACGCCCACGCCGCAGCCGCCGATGTCAGCCATGCGCCACGCTGATTGATCCGCACTACGTGAGTAGAATGTTGTGTTACTTCTCTCTCCTCCTCTCTCTCTCCCCCGCCCGCCCCTCCCTCTGCGTAGTATTTGCTGAGAGTTATGACTCCTTGCCAATAATCTCATAGTAATACATGTCTatcacttttataagtcgcatccGTAAAAATTGTTTGCGCAGAGCCTAACGCCGACTGaaaccgaatgtacaccaatgCAATAGAGACCTTATTGCAGGacgttaaaattttaaacacaaAAACAACAGAGACTCATGCTATCTCGCTCATtattcgcgcgtacaaaacatggcgcgtaggccAATACTGGACGGACGTGctctatgattggctgagatattttcgcgccatttaaaaataagatttctgcacAGGTACATAggtgtaacttataaaagtggtaaaTTAGTTGTAGTAGTTTTCTTGGGATGATAATACAGTCTTTTAAGAAATAGATTTTGAAACTGTTTAATTTCGTTTCAGAACTTTTTATATCCGTCGATTGATCAGCGAACAGCCCGAGTGCAATATTGAGAGAAAGGCAGCCACCATGGGCAGCTAGGTTGTCCACAGAATGCGCCAAGTCGAGAGCCGGAGCTCTTTAAACGTCCAGCATGGACTTATACACAGatcagattttattttatattatttatttatccgtTTGGTTTCGTCGGCCGTGACGCGGGCGCAGGAGCGGAGCGGAGGGGGGTGGAGCGGATGGCAGCAACCCTCGAGCAGCACACGACACCGAGTCGAGGACGCAGCCGGTAGTCACGTAGCGGTACCGCCTACGGTTGCATTGTGATGTTTTATCCACAACTGTGATTTATCTCTACCATCACACGATTATATTAATTCGTGGTGGCATATATAAATCGATACTTAACTCTCATCGTATAGATTGTAGGCCTAAATTTTTGATCTCATATTCTAATTTGCTTAGTGATAACTTTCGGTATCGTGAATGGTAAATCACCGACTTTGAAATTCTAAATTTTGAACGTTCAATCGCTTGTCGTCCCCGTCTTCATTAGTCGTAGAATGTAACGATATCTTATTGCGATGCTTTAACTTAGATCGTCTCAGAGTAGATGGAGTTCGATAATTTTATAGAACTGTTACCGATATAAACGTGAAGTATTTTGAACGGTGAGAAATTTAAGGGACTCTAGTATGATACTTCTACCGATCCGTAGGAACGCTTTAATGATGTGGTAGGTTCaggtttcataataataaagtacaagtacaaaataaaaaaaatgacgcGGAGTCCTCGGAGGCAATAAAGCTTCACAGAATAAATTTAATATGATGTTTATTGGAGTAATCCAGAGAAGTGCCTGTTGCAACATAAATTTGGCAATATTTTTTAATCGTATTTCGTTCATAATGAAATTATTACGTTCGGTGTTCTTAATGTGTGTTCGCCGGTCGCGGCCCGAGACGCGGTCGCGCGGGCGCGGCGTGACTGTTCGGGGCGGCTCGAACATGTGCGTGACGGCTCCAGCATAATTGGGTGCGTATCGACCATAATCGGGGCTGCTCGAAGATGTTCGGAGTCGCTCGAGCATAATTGGAGCTGCTTGATCATGTTCAGGGTGACTCGATTCGAGTATGTTCGAGGCGGCTCGAGCATAATCGGGGCTGCTCGAGTATGTTCGGGGCGGCTCGAGAATAACGGGCGGCTCGAGCATGTTCGGGTGCGGCTCGAGCCAGTTCGGGCGCGGCATCTCCAGCGTGCAGTTGTGAAGCTTCTGGAACTTGTGCCTTCTAGCAGATAGCGATGTTAGGCAATATCGATCATAACACCATTGATAACGCTTTTTGTTCTCGTGTCGACCTCATTTGCGTAGTTACGTTACGTTTCACATCGTTCATGTTGTTTTCGACAAATTTGTTGAACTGTACTGTATTTTTGGCTGATTAAGACTTTATTACCATTGCTGTTAATTCGAATAATAGTAATAACGTGTAGAGTATAGCGCAGTAGTCTTCCAAACCTTGAGACAACGTTGTTCTGCACGCGCAGTGCAAGTACCGTGTCAGCTGCGGGGGGTTCCTTAGGTTTGCCATTATTGATATCAAAGATAGATTGGTGCCATTTCTTTGTAAATGATGTGGTAGAGTAAGTTAAGTTAAGTTTGCAGGTCAGGGTAGatggaaataaaatattgtagagAATTCGACTTCTCGTAGTGTTATGTACCGACTTCTGAGCCACTGTTTTTTGTTTAACTCCTGAGTATATTGTATTGTTTTCTGTTCACATTGTTTtgtatacattattttatttccacGATGTGGTGTGTGTCCATTGAGCTGAGGGTCGAAATTGTAAATATTGGTAGGGTTTATTTATTCGAATGATATGGAAATAATACGattcaaaatataataagaGCGTATGATCTGTAGAACTGTTTTTCTTCTACGATCATAGAGTATATCGAACTGATGAAATAAAAATGGAATTAATCATAGAGTATTTAGCACAGAAGTATACTTTTGGgtattaaaatcaaaatttccttgtagatatacctaatgataataataaatatacatatgGATGTTGTTTGATAGtcctcaatatttttttatattttgatagttCTGTATTTGAAACACGAGAAAATAGGCCGATATCtcatttatcatttacatatgAAACTAAATATGTATGTACACGATACTTTAAGATGAATTAACATGATGCATTTAGTTCCCCAGAAAATGAAAGTATAAAATTAGTGGTAGcgtcaaaatatatttttcatgtttatAAAAACTTTCTTTATTAAGTTTCTTACCAAGCCATTGAAAACAGTATTATTTAGAGAAACTAGAACTTTGGTTTAAAAAGTAGTATAAATCTTCAATTACCAGAAAGAACAGCCACTGAGAAAACGTTATTTACCAATAGTTAGTAGCAACATTGTCAAGTACCATACGATCGGTGTCTATCAGTGTTGGTACCGTTGTATTATCATAGATATTATGATGGGAATAGAAACACCAACATAGTAAactaggtacattataataaaagtatatAAATGTTTATCGCGTCTCTCGGACTCGGCGAGAGTGGGAAACTCTTTGAGGAATTATAGAATtagtaatatatttttgttgttaTCTGTTCTGTCTTTATCGATTGTTTtctttatcatattattatattattgcatCTATCTCTGTCTCGTTCTCACCGAGTCGAGAGACCAAACAAAGAAGTAGTGGCCCTGGTATGTTACGAAAAGTACTCCCCGTTTACAACCCATATTTACGCATCGAGTAGGGAAAGGGGTACCGTTCGTAATGGATCATGGTCACAATAAAACAGTTAAGACGCATAAGTTAGTGCAGGAACcatatttaatagtttttaagGCGAGACCTTAGTGGTTCATGAATTTGTGTGTCTTCTCTGCCCCAACTATTTTACATACCGATGTTAGTTACTGTATGTTTAGAGggtaataatattaaactatgTATTTGATTACGTAACCGTCGGAGCGTTATGTTCTATTCTCTTTTCTCTAGTTTTGTTTTGACCGTAGAAAAGACTGAACCAATGAAAATGATTCACAACTTGTAAGTATACTCACGAAAATTGGCAAACGTGAGGTCGtgtttatttatgttaaaatgtTCAGAGCGGTTGTGGTGTCGGACCAACCAGTTCACATAACTCATAACTTCGGTTAGAGAAATCGTACATATCCTTATCCTGAGTGTTGTATATTGCGTCGTGAAGCGGGGCTACCTAGTCCGGGCCGAGGCGCGCCGGTGTCGCAGTAATCGTACGTCTAAGCTACATAAATATTTAGTTCTATCTTATCGTTAGATTTACGCATACTTCCGCTTTGCCAACATATTGCGTTGCTTACATCATAATCATACGAGAGTACAGCCTAaggattttaacttttttttatatactgaGAGCTATTTCTAAGTCGCTGATTTTTACAATTTGtagctatacatattataacgtTACTAACAAATTATGGCTCTGAGCCAGTCTCGACGTGTTTTGGAGtattttacataggtacttttaattcCTATTTAATTAAAAGTCGACGAGCAAAAATCATGGCATGATTCTTTTTTTAACCGCGGTCATTTAGTTATAGCTCTACAGAGTTTTTTATTgaccaatatttttaaataaaactgtttttcttttattgttaaaatttttagGCTAGTTTATATTTTATCGAATAAGTTAGATTTGTTAACTGTGGTGTATTACATTGCACGTGAATATATCGCCTTTACAGCCTGCTTTACGTCGGATAGTTTTGTTAGTGTGAATAGAttgtgataaattattattattagttttatattGCGCGGCTGACAACACTTACGCACCAGCTAGTGGTAGACTAAGCGGTGATCTAATCACATAAGTGACAATGGAACAGTCCTGTATTACGTTATATTTTTATCCTAACACATGTATACGTTTATTTCGGTTAATTAAAAAtggttatacttattatataatttcTTGAGACTGACCACAAcgctacaagtaggtataaaccGCTCTAGGTGTTATCATCACCTTAAACTGAATCTTTCTATAATATTCTTCGATATTGTTTATCGGTAATTCCTACTCGAGTATGCAACTTGTAACTAGTAAAGAGGCTGTAAGGGAATTATGTAGTCAGCATTATGTATATGCTTTAAtgtgattttttaaatgtactctttattataatagtatCATCTATCAATATAATTAGCGAACTAACAaagcgatttttaaattttttatgttCATAGTGATTTATATTGAGATCAAAATAAATACagagtttatttaattttatggaaAATAtacattgtaaaattattagtGCTCTTTTTGGAAGGGctctattaaaaagaaaattatatgAACGCAAAATAACAAGTCACGATTCTTTTAGAGGTCGCCATGTAGTGGAGAAAAATAAACGTGCCATGATATTTGTGGCTTAACTTCTTGTTtgatttttatacctacctgccatttTTTCTTAGATAAGCGATATAACACGATATAAAGATGTTTCGAGTCGAGCGTCTTGTATCATGCATCTGTGACACAACAGTTTAATAGCTTTGTTTGTTTGCTTCTCCGTGCGCGATTCGTGCATGGTGCATGTGCAGTTGCTTAATTAAACTTGTTGCAAGTGTTCCTGACAAGTGACACTTGCTTCAAGTTTAAGCACATGCACTATCAAGTGACATTTGCTTCAAGTATAAgcaactataagtcccgcaaattgctattgccctGGAATCATGTcgcattaacatcgaaatgacgtcagccgaaataaaaatataccatcagcggggcgattgtctaaaacctgcatcaatcattattacaacctcaattgttctgattggctgaatttgtgcaattcttgttgcaacaatgcattgtggccaatagtgagcgagcattaaccaatcagagatgattgcgatcgtgacattgtagctgtcaaacaaccgcggtagggccacagctcGAAACATCATTTtgtgttgacgtcactaaaatgggggccacgcgcattagcaatttgcacaCAGAGAATCAAACGAACAGCTATATTAAAAACGTTATTCAAGCGCAGCGACTGTCTGCTCGAATGACGTTCCCTAGATTTTCATAGTATATTGCTCTGCCGCGGCTTCACAGACCTTTACTCTGTCTCAGACGCTcgcgtatattcaatgtactctgtggacgCTCGTTTGGCTTTGGAAAGGAACGTCGGGAGCACAGCGGGACTGACGCCGTCAGTGACGCTGCGCTCGAATGATGTCTTTTTGCATTTGCATACTAGGTACATCGACTCGAAAGTCCACCTTTAtgtaatgcgtacaaaatgagatctcactcgccattttgacttaatgtcaaaagtactattttagtccttattttaaacgtGAACGTGAACCGTAATGACATGAAAGTTGACACATGGCATGGAGTAACAATGgcaagtgagttctcattttgtaccgagttttcagttttttattccatttaaaACTACTCATTAGGTTTTAAATGTAATAGAAATCCAATATGGCGGATATGATAAGCCAAAAAATAGATTTAATCCtgcaaaaatcaaaacaaaagaTGTGTTGTTTATTATAAAGttctttattattaattgaattgaacattaataaaattaatctattCTTAATTATTAAGGGAGCGCCAACAGGCAACAAACTACAACAATCGTATGTTGCAATACCTGAGATACGGCGGTGCATATTGCAATAGGTTTTAGGCGACGCGTGTGATCTGGATAAAACATTttcttatatattacttcgtacggacagggttattgaacaaacaaaatggcaccgactcattggtgcttatgcaccaatgcaacctcagtgacgttcTTTTCTCttgatttcaaacgggtcgttcattaaaATCTaaaaggtggcgctgatttatttggtttctaaatgaaaagagcctcaatagctcaacgggtaaaggagtggactgaaaaccgaaaggtcgacggttcgaaccccgcccgttgcactattgttgtacctactcctagcacaagcttggcgcttagttggagaggaaaaacaaaaaaaaaccgtgaAACATTTTGTTCGTTTGACCTattattatcttgtcatttatatcgatggtataaaacctttttttttagaACAATTCAAGAAAAGGCTCAGAGAAAAAACGTACTTCATAGTATGAAAAGATGTGGCAGTTTTTTAATCCTATTTTTAAATCCTTTACAAGTGGTCTTCGAACCGGACCGGTAAGGTAAGGTACCTAATGTTCCCGACTCTCCCACCGACGATGGTGGATGGACGAAATCTTTGAGCCCGTTTAACTTTGAAACGCATTtaaggtttaataaaatctgaaaacacaGAATTACTTTCTAGATCATGTGTACTAATTGGCTGATATTAATCTTCGTTTGTATGGGGCGCCCTCTAAGGAATTCTAACAGTCTACGACAATTTCTTCTTTAACCACGTTAGCGTCTCCCGCCGGTGCCAGAGTATTGTCTATGATGGGCGCTGGACTTTTGTAGTACTTGTTACTCGCGTGGTGCTCCTTCAAATACTCTCCGCCCATTTCGTAATATTCTTCTTTGGAAATGCACCAGTTCTCGAATTCGTTACTGCCAGCGAAATCTCTGGCCCCATACCACGCGTCGAGGCTGGGGTTCTTGGCCATTACCACTTTGTGTGTTGATTGGAACGGTCGCATTTCGAGCAGCTCCTTTTCTAATCTTTCTTTGAGACCTGGAAACGATTTGTTCATGTCAGTCCCAACTTTACGAAGCTTTTCATCAATGCATTGCGATAATTGGCTGTATTTATACATATTGctgattttataataataaatttagagTTAGAGGCAAGAGAATCTTAAGAAGTATTTGTTCAAATTGGGTATCACTGTACTGTATACTGATTGTCAATTTGTTGATTTAACAACTTAATTGATGATgattggtgataattaattacgtaaacttaaaacaatcTACGAGGGCTTCAAAcgctgagaagaagcccacaaacaaacttacatgttacgtaacagagagacccctatactaacttatttATGGGGATGGAGTGTAGTCGTTTCATAgctcaaatgtaggtaacatttgacgcctgcaagtgtaggtgaaacctCGACGCGACGTTTTGATACAAGTTTAATAactatcgtgaactgtgacTGCGGTAATTGGTACTGTAGGTAAACTTAGTGCAACCTACCTGGAAATTGCGAACATCCACCAGTAAGGAACACGTTATTGGCGAGCAATAATTGGTCTTCGGGAGTGAAATGTTTCAACACATATTCCATAGTTTCTGCTAAACCAGCCTCTAAGTTACCCATCATCGAGGGTTGGAATATTAATTCTGGAGCTCTGAAATGATGAAGCGTTCAATTCTttgagttcccacggtatttttaaaaacataaacccTCGCGGTAGcgggtattatattatgtgtcaATGAAGGCGCGGCAAACCTGTAAGGCTCAATAGCGAGATGCAACTGGTGCTGGTGGTGGCTGGGCGGCGCGGGTTCGTGCTCACGCAGCGCTTCCTCCAGCTCCACCAGCCGCTCGCCGTCCGCCTCCGAGTCCGAGTCCGCCTCGCGGCTGATGCTGGTACCAccgaattaaattaaaaaaaaaatagttaaatataacaaaaaatatgaaagaatCATTAAAACATCTCACTCAACGAATGAAAAAGTTTAAAGTTGCGCTGGCAAGAATATTTTCGTTTCACGCGGCGCTCCAGCGTGTGACGTCACGACCGACGCGGCTGGTGGTAtggataaattaaaaattacacaacacacaaacacacgggggctgtgcgggtgtgcggggcgttccctccccgattaccattttaacctgtcgcgtactatacgtgcaACTTAAGAACTATTGAGTAATTTGTGGTGCGACGATCTCGGATAGGTATAATGACGTCACACTCCCGTAATCGTtgtaatgaaaattgaaatactgAATTATATCTTGGTGTTGCCCTTATATCCTTTTTTTGCCTTCAAGTTGTGTTAACAATGACGATGATAACAACAGGAAGATGTCCACCTTTTATACACATCCCAGTCGGAGTCCCGGTAGCCGAAGTCGTCGCCGGCAGCGGCGAGGCGCGAGATGGCACGCATGCGCTCGGCCGCGGCGGCCGTGCGGCGCTTCACCATggccgcgcgccgcgcgcgtCGCGCCTCGCGCCGTACCGACACCTCGCGATACTGTACACCGAGCAATACAAAAacctttatttataaataacagTTTGAGTAACGGGCCAAGAGCGAGATAGACTCGCCCACCGAGAATTTAGTAGCCTTGGAAGAAATTAATTGTTATTTCGTCAAATTAAGCTattatttgggctgcaaacctAAGTTTGTAAAAGGTGTATGTTCGTGTATTTGTATTTGCTTTAGTTTGCCTAACATATGACCAAATTTAGCAAACCGCAGAAATCTAAAATTAGAGGATATATAAACCTTAGCGCGCGTGTCGTCGAGCCACGTCTGGAAAGCCTCTGGGTCGGCGGGCGGCTGCATGCGGCCGGTGGGGCGCGGCTCTGCCGGCTCCTCCGCGTTGGCCGCAGTCGCGATGCGTTGCTTGTTCTTCTCTATACGCATGTTGAGATTCGCTATTTGCCTCtgaaattacaataaattaacGATCTTCAACATTGTATAATGTTAAGCGATTTCAAGTCGTTGCGTCGAAATATGCTTTTTTGCACACCATGGATGGTATCGTAGGATCGTTTACAAGCTCTCTTAGGGTGCTGATTACAAAAACGACatcaattttcaaatttaagATGTTGTTAAACGATGAAAGTAAGATGTTACATGATGAAAGAAATATGTTAGATGATGAAAGTAAGAAAGATGTTAGAACTTAGAACTAAATGAATACCATCCATAAATACCTGTAAATCACCATAGTTCTTTATCTCGAAACTTTTGATTGCTTCATCGAATTCTTCTGTATCGCCCTCCTCTATTAAATCCTGCAAATAAAATCAACATgacgataatataattattctttatttattcatccatactaatattataaatgcgaaagtatgtctgtctgtctgtctgtctgctagcctttttcagccaatccgttcaaccgattttgacaaaatttggtacagaaatagcttgcatcccggaaaatcatagagttcccgcgggattttgaaaaatgtaaattcacgcggacgaagtcgcgggcatcagctagtgttccaataattttaaactacaatatatacctacaatgaAAAAGCTCTG of the Maniola hyperantus chromosome 19, iAphHyp1.2, whole genome shotgun sequence genome contains:
- the Arp5 gene encoding actin-related protein 5, which gives rise to MEDVLVLKDYKTVPDIIHEYAPTLKFGHIPLVIDNGSYQCRVGWSIHDEPYLTFKNLIARPRKDRCKKDAEPPVTPPIQIGNDIINIEAVRFQLKTQFDKNVVTHFEVQELVCDYVFSHLGIDNEGSVPHPIVMTEAFVTPNYSRQLMSELLFEGYGVPAVSYGVDSLFSLYRNDIGDTALIVNCGYHSIHIIPVVKGKVVAEHARRINLGGSEIVCYMHKLLQLKYPVHVNAITMSRIEEILHEHSTIALDYQQEIRRWANPDYYEANVKRLQLPFVQPTSSSGLTAEQQKERKKEMARRLLEINARKREERLAEDEEQLNQLLALQDLIEEGDTEEFDEAIKSFEIKNYGDLQRQIANLNMRIEKNKQRIATAANAEEPAEPRPTGRMQPPADPEAFQTWLDDTRAKYREVSVRREARRARRAAMVKRRTAAAAERMRAISRLAAAGDDFGYRDSDWDVYKSISREADSDSEADGERLVELEEALREHEPAPPSHHQHQLHLAIEPYRAPELIFQPSMMGNLEAGLAETMEYVLKHFTPEDQLLLANNVFLTGGCSQFPGLKERLEKELLEMRPFQSTHKVVMAKNPSLDAWYGARDFAGSNEFENWCISKEEYYEMGGEYLKEHHASNKYYKSPAPIIDNTLAPAGDANVVKEEIVVDC